A genomic segment from Nicotiana sylvestris chromosome 1, ASM39365v2, whole genome shotgun sequence encodes:
- the LOC104214763 gene encoding probable leucine-rich repeat receptor-like protein kinase At5g63930 isoform X1 translates to MMSGVFESRSGLVLIWLSALVLLISSAEGLNEEGMYLLDLKKNIWDQFNHLWNWNPNDGTPCGWVGVNCTSDYNPVVQSLYLSSMNLSGTLSSSIGGLGSLTYLDLSFNGFTGNIPKEIGNCSNLQSLQLHDNSFYGPIPAQLYNLSKLEYLNLSTNMISGSIGEEFGKLSSLISFVAFTNNLTGPVPRSIGSLKSLTTFRVGQNSLSGSLPTEIGDCESLESLGLTQNSLSGNLPKELGKLSWLKELVLWGNQFSGYIPKEVGNCTRLQLLALYQNNLIGDIPPEIGKLKVLTRLYLYRNGLNGTIPREIGNLSMAEEIDFSENFLIGEIPVEFGQIKRLRLLYLFQNQLKGVIPDELTSLKNLTSLDLSINDLTGPIPFGFQYQTKLVQLQLFENSLTGTIPQGLGIYSQLWVLDLNNNHLTGRIPPFVCRNSNLFLLNLGSNKLHGGVPSGVLNCVSLVQLRLNGNRLGGSFPSELCKLENLSAVELGQNKFTGPIPPDIGYCQKLQRLDLSGNSFSELPREIGNLTKLVTFNVSANLLTGPIPPDILNCKGLQRLDLSKNSFTDVIPDDIGSLSQLERLLLSENKLSGKIPAALGSLSHLTELQMGGNLLSGEIPSELGNLSGLQIAMDLSNNNLSGSIPPNLGNLILLEYLYLNNNHLSGEIPSTFGNLTSLLGCDFSYNNLTGPLPDIPLFQNMEVSSFTGNKGLCGGPLGGCNAPPAYDANPPRVKSADSPRGKIVTVVAGIVGGVSLVLIVLILYYMKRHPVEMVATQDKDVSSPDSDIYFPPKEGFTFQDLVEATSNFHDCYVIGRGAVGTVYKAVMQSGQIIAVKKLASNREGNNIDNSYRAEILTLGKIRHRNIVKLYGFCNHQGSNLLLYEYMARGSLGELLHSASCSLDWPTRFLVAVGAAQGLAYLHHDCKPRIIHRDIKSNNILLDDKFEAHVGDFGLAKVVDMPQSKSMSAVAGSYGYIAPEYAYTMKVTEKCDIYSYGVVLLELLTGRAPVQPLEQGGDLVTWSRHYIRDHSLTSGILDSRLDLGDETTVSHMLTVLKVALMCTSMSPFDRPSMREVVLMLIESDEQEGNFLSSPVYDLPLKDNSF, encoded by the exons ATGATGTCTGGAGTTTTTGAATCAAGAAGTGGTTTGGTTCTAATTTGGTTAAGTGCTTTGGTACTGCTGATTTCTTCAGCAGAAGGATTGAATGAGGAAGGAATGTATCTGTtagatttgaagaagaatatatGGGATCAGTTTAATCATCTTTGGAATTGGAATCCTAATGATGGAACTCCATGTGGTTGGGTAGGTGTGAATTGCACTTCTGATTATAATCCAGTTGTGCAATCTCTTTATCTTAGCTCTATGAATCTTTCAGGCACTTTGAGTTCTAGCATTGGTGGTCTTGGATCTTTAACTTATCTTGACCTGTCTTTTAATGGATTCACTGGGAATATTCCCAAAGAAATTGGTAATTGCTCAAACTTGCAATCCCTTCAGCTCCATGATAATTCCTTTTACGGGCCGATTCCTGCTCAATTGTATAACCTGTCTAAGCTAGAATATTTGAATTTGTCCACCAACATGATCTCTGGTTCTATCGGTGAGGAGTTTGGGAAACTCTCGTCTCTAATTTCTTTCGTTGCATTCACCAATAATCTTACTGGTCCAGTGCCTCGATCTATTGGAAGTTTGAAAAGTTTGACAACGTTTCGAGTGGGGCAGAATTCACTTTCTGGAAGTTTACCGACAGAGATAGGTGATTGTGAGAGCCTGGAATCTCTTGGTCTAACACAGAATAGTTTGAGCGGGAACTTACCTAAAGAGCTCGGCAAGCTCAGTTGGTTGAAAGAACTTGTACTTTGGGGCAATCAATTCTCTGGATATATTCCAAAGGAAGTTGGAAATTGTACACGACTTCAATTGCTTGCGTTATATCAGAATAACCTGATTGGAGATATTCCTCCTGAAATAGGTAAACTCAAAGTTTTGACAAGGTTATACCTATACCGGAATGGTTTAAATGGTACCATTCCAAGGGAGATTGGGAATCTTTCTATGGCAGAAGAAATTGATTTCTCAGAAAACTTTCTAATAGGAGAAATTCCAGTTGAGTTTGGCCAAATAAAGAGGCTGAGATTGTTGTATCTTTTCCAGAACCAGCTCAAAGGCGTTATACCAGATGAACTTACTAGTTTAAAGAACTTGACTAGTCTTGATCTGTCAATTAATGACCTAACAGGTCCTATTCCATTTGGATTTCAGTACCAAACTAAATTGGTTCAGTTACAGCTTTTTGAGAATTCTTTAACTGGTACTATTCCTCAAGGTCTTGGCATTTATAGTCAACTTTGGGTGCTTGATTTAAATAACAACCACCTCACAGGAAGAATTCCTCCATTCGTTTGTCGGAATTCCAATCTTTTTTTGCTGAATCTTGGGTCAAATAAATTGCATGGAGGCGTTCCATCTGGTGTTCTTAATTGTGTTTCATTGGTTCAACTGCGTCTTAATGGTAACAGGTTAGGGGGGTCATTTCCTTCTGAGTTGTGCAAATTGGAAAACCTGTCTGCTGTTGAACTCGGGCAGAACAAGTTCACTGGTCCAATACCTCCTGATATTGGATATTGCCAGAAGTTGCAGAGGCTTGATCTCTCAGGCAATAGTTTCAGCGAGCTGCCAAGGGAGATAGGAAATCTTACCAAGCTTGTGACTTTCAATGTCTCGGCTAATTTGCTCACTGGACCGATACCTCCAGACATTCTGAACTGCAAGGGACTACAACGGCTTGATCTCAGCAAGAACAGCTTTACGGATGTTATACCTGATGACATCGGTAGCTTGTCGCAGCTAGAACGCCTTTTGCTTTCAGAGAATAAGCTTTCTGGAAAGATACCAGCAGCATTGGGGAGCCTCTCTCATTTGACGGAGCTGCAGATGGGCGGGAATTTATTGTCAGGTGAAATACCATCAGAGTTGGGTAATCTTAGTGGCTTACAGATTGCAATGGATCTTAGCAACAACAATCTCTCTGGTAGTATACCACCTAACCTTGGTAATCTTATCCTATTAGAGTACCTCTATCTCAACAACAATCATCTGAGTGGTGAAATACCGAGCACATTTGGGAACTTGACAAGTCTGTTGGGCTGTGATTTCTCATACAATAACCTCACTGGACCATTGCCTGATATACCGCTCTTTCAGAACATGGAAGTGAGCAGCTTCACTGGAAACAAAGGTCTTTGTGGTGGGCCCCTAGGCGGATGTAATGCACCTCCAGCGTACGACGCCAATCCTCCTCGAGTCAAAAGTGCAGATTCTCCTCGAGGAAagattgttactgttgttgccgGTATAGTTGGTGGagtttctcttgtcttgattgtGCTAATATTATACTATATGAAGAGGCATCCAGTTGAGATGGTTGCCACCCAAGATAAAGACGTATCGTCTCCAGATTCAGACATTTATTTCCCTCCAAAGGAGGGATTTACTTTCCAAGACTTGGTTGAGGCTACAAGCAATTTTCATGATTGTTATGTTATTGGAAGAGGAGCTGTTGGAACAGTTTACAAGGCTGTCATGCAGTCAGGACAAATAATTGCAGTGAAGAAGCTTGCTTCTAACAGAGAGGGTAATAACATTGACAATAGCTACCGTGCTGAGATCTTAACACTAGGAAAGATTAGGCATCGTAACATCGTAAAGCTATATGGCTTTTGCAATCATCAGGGTTCTAATCTACTTCTCTATGAGTATATGGCCAGAGGTAGCCTCGGCGAATTGCTTCACAGTGCATCGTGTAGCTTGGACTGGCCGACTCGCTTTTTGGTGGCTGTTGGTGCTGCTCAAGGACTTGCTTACTTACATCATGATTGCAAGCCACGGATCATCCACCGTGATATAAAGTCCAATAATATTCTGCTTGATGACAAGTTTGAAGCTCACGTTGGTGATTTTGGTTTGGCGAAAGTTGTGGATATGCCTCAATCTAAGTCTATGTCTGCAGTTGCTGGTTCATATGGCTACATAGCCCCCG AATATGCTTACACCATGAAAGTTACAGAAAAGTGTGATATCTATAGTTACGGGGTAGTCCTTTTGGAGTTGCTAACCGGAAGAGCACCAGTACAGCCCCTAGAACAAGGTGGTGATCTCGTGACATGGTCGAGGCATTATATTAGGGACCATTCGTTGACGTCAGGGATACTTGATAGCCGATTGGATTTAGGAGATGAAACTACTGTTAGTCATATGCTCACAGTACTAAAAGTTGCTTTAATGTGTACTAGTATGTCGCCATTTGACCGTCCTTCAATGCGCGAGGTTGTTCTGATGTTGATTGAGTCTGATGAGCAAGAAGGGAACTTCCTCTCATCTCCAGTTTATGATCTCcctctcaaagataattccttttaG
- the LOC104214763 gene encoding probable leucine-rich repeat receptor-like protein kinase At2g33170 isoform X2 — MWLGTLSSSIGGLGSLTYLDLSFNGFTGNIPKEIGNCSNLQSLQLHDNSFYGPIPAQLYNLSKLEYLNLSTNMISGSIGEEFGKLSSLISFVAFTNNLTGPVPRSIGSLKSLTTFRVGQNSLSGSLPTEIGDCESLESLGLTQNSLSGNLPKELGKLSWLKELVLWGNQFSGYIPKEVGNCTRLQLLALYQNNLIGDIPPEIGKLKVLTRLYLYRNGLNGTIPREIGNLSMAEEIDFSENFLIGEIPVEFGQIKRLRLLYLFQNQLKGVIPDELTSLKNLTSLDLSINDLTGPIPFGFQYQTKLVQLQLFENSLTGTIPQGLGIYSQLWVLDLNNNHLTGRIPPFVCRNSNLFLLNLGSNKLHGGVPSGVLNCVSLVQLRLNGNRLGGSFPSELCKLENLSAVELGQNKFTGPIPPDIGYCQKLQRLDLSGNSFSELPREIGNLTKLVTFNVSANLLTGPIPPDILNCKGLQRLDLSKNSFTDVIPDDIGSLSQLERLLLSENKLSGKIPAALGSLSHLTELQMGGNLLSGEIPSELGNLSGLQIAMDLSNNNLSGSIPPNLGNLILLEYLYLNNNHLSGEIPSTFGNLTSLLGCDFSYNNLTGPLPDIPLFQNMEVSSFTGNKGLCGGPLGGCNAPPAYDANPPRVKSADSPRGKIVTVVAGIVGGVSLVLIVLILYYMKRHPVEMVATQDKDVSSPDSDIYFPPKEGFTFQDLVEATSNFHDCYVIGRGAVGTVYKAVMQSGQIIAVKKLASNREGNNIDNSYRAEILTLGKIRHRNIVKLYGFCNHQGSNLLLYEYMARGSLGELLHSASCSLDWPTRFLVAVGAAQGLAYLHHDCKPRIIHRDIKSNNILLDDKFEAHVGDFGLAKVVDMPQSKSMSAVAGSYGYIAPEYAYTMKVTEKCDIYSYGVVLLELLTGRAPVQPLEQGGDLVTWSRHYIRDHSLTSGILDSRLDLGDETTVSHMLTVLKVALMCTSMSPFDRPSMREVVLMLIESDEQEGNFLSSPVYDLPLKDNSF, encoded by the exons ATGTGGTTGG GCACTTTGAGTTCTAGCATTGGTGGTCTTGGATCTTTAACTTATCTTGACCTGTCTTTTAATGGATTCACTGGGAATATTCCCAAAGAAATTGGTAATTGCTCAAACTTGCAATCCCTTCAGCTCCATGATAATTCCTTTTACGGGCCGATTCCTGCTCAATTGTATAACCTGTCTAAGCTAGAATATTTGAATTTGTCCACCAACATGATCTCTGGTTCTATCGGTGAGGAGTTTGGGAAACTCTCGTCTCTAATTTCTTTCGTTGCATTCACCAATAATCTTACTGGTCCAGTGCCTCGATCTATTGGAAGTTTGAAAAGTTTGACAACGTTTCGAGTGGGGCAGAATTCACTTTCTGGAAGTTTACCGACAGAGATAGGTGATTGTGAGAGCCTGGAATCTCTTGGTCTAACACAGAATAGTTTGAGCGGGAACTTACCTAAAGAGCTCGGCAAGCTCAGTTGGTTGAAAGAACTTGTACTTTGGGGCAATCAATTCTCTGGATATATTCCAAAGGAAGTTGGAAATTGTACACGACTTCAATTGCTTGCGTTATATCAGAATAACCTGATTGGAGATATTCCTCCTGAAATAGGTAAACTCAAAGTTTTGACAAGGTTATACCTATACCGGAATGGTTTAAATGGTACCATTCCAAGGGAGATTGGGAATCTTTCTATGGCAGAAGAAATTGATTTCTCAGAAAACTTTCTAATAGGAGAAATTCCAGTTGAGTTTGGCCAAATAAAGAGGCTGAGATTGTTGTATCTTTTCCAGAACCAGCTCAAAGGCGTTATACCAGATGAACTTACTAGTTTAAAGAACTTGACTAGTCTTGATCTGTCAATTAATGACCTAACAGGTCCTATTCCATTTGGATTTCAGTACCAAACTAAATTGGTTCAGTTACAGCTTTTTGAGAATTCTTTAACTGGTACTATTCCTCAAGGTCTTGGCATTTATAGTCAACTTTGGGTGCTTGATTTAAATAACAACCACCTCACAGGAAGAATTCCTCCATTCGTTTGTCGGAATTCCAATCTTTTTTTGCTGAATCTTGGGTCAAATAAATTGCATGGAGGCGTTCCATCTGGTGTTCTTAATTGTGTTTCATTGGTTCAACTGCGTCTTAATGGTAACAGGTTAGGGGGGTCATTTCCTTCTGAGTTGTGCAAATTGGAAAACCTGTCTGCTGTTGAACTCGGGCAGAACAAGTTCACTGGTCCAATACCTCCTGATATTGGATATTGCCAGAAGTTGCAGAGGCTTGATCTCTCAGGCAATAGTTTCAGCGAGCTGCCAAGGGAGATAGGAAATCTTACCAAGCTTGTGACTTTCAATGTCTCGGCTAATTTGCTCACTGGACCGATACCTCCAGACATTCTGAACTGCAAGGGACTACAACGGCTTGATCTCAGCAAGAACAGCTTTACGGATGTTATACCTGATGACATCGGTAGCTTGTCGCAGCTAGAACGCCTTTTGCTTTCAGAGAATAAGCTTTCTGGAAAGATACCAGCAGCATTGGGGAGCCTCTCTCATTTGACGGAGCTGCAGATGGGCGGGAATTTATTGTCAGGTGAAATACCATCAGAGTTGGGTAATCTTAGTGGCTTACAGATTGCAATGGATCTTAGCAACAACAATCTCTCTGGTAGTATACCACCTAACCTTGGTAATCTTATCCTATTAGAGTACCTCTATCTCAACAACAATCATCTGAGTGGTGAAATACCGAGCACATTTGGGAACTTGACAAGTCTGTTGGGCTGTGATTTCTCATACAATAACCTCACTGGACCATTGCCTGATATACCGCTCTTTCAGAACATGGAAGTGAGCAGCTTCACTGGAAACAAAGGTCTTTGTGGTGGGCCCCTAGGCGGATGTAATGCACCTCCAGCGTACGACGCCAATCCTCCTCGAGTCAAAAGTGCAGATTCTCCTCGAGGAAagattgttactgttgttgccgGTATAGTTGGTGGagtttctcttgtcttgattgtGCTAATATTATACTATATGAAGAGGCATCCAGTTGAGATGGTTGCCACCCAAGATAAAGACGTATCGTCTCCAGATTCAGACATTTATTTCCCTCCAAAGGAGGGATTTACTTTCCAAGACTTGGTTGAGGCTACAAGCAATTTTCATGATTGTTATGTTATTGGAAGAGGAGCTGTTGGAACAGTTTACAAGGCTGTCATGCAGTCAGGACAAATAATTGCAGTGAAGAAGCTTGCTTCTAACAGAGAGGGTAATAACATTGACAATAGCTACCGTGCTGAGATCTTAACACTAGGAAAGATTAGGCATCGTAACATCGTAAAGCTATATGGCTTTTGCAATCATCAGGGTTCTAATCTACTTCTCTATGAGTATATGGCCAGAGGTAGCCTCGGCGAATTGCTTCACAGTGCATCGTGTAGCTTGGACTGGCCGACTCGCTTTTTGGTGGCTGTTGGTGCTGCTCAAGGACTTGCTTACTTACATCATGATTGCAAGCCACGGATCATCCACCGTGATATAAAGTCCAATAATATTCTGCTTGATGACAAGTTTGAAGCTCACGTTGGTGATTTTGGTTTGGCGAAAGTTGTGGATATGCCTCAATCTAAGTCTATGTCTGCAGTTGCTGGTTCATATGGCTACATAGCCCCCG AATATGCTTACACCATGAAAGTTACAGAAAAGTGTGATATCTATAGTTACGGGGTAGTCCTTTTGGAGTTGCTAACCGGAAGAGCACCAGTACAGCCCCTAGAACAAGGTGGTGATCTCGTGACATGGTCGAGGCATTATATTAGGGACCATTCGTTGACGTCAGGGATACTTGATAGCCGATTGGATTTAGGAGATGAAACTACTGTTAGTCATATGCTCACAGTACTAAAAGTTGCTTTAATGTGTACTAGTATGTCGCCATTTGACCGTCCTTCAATGCGCGAGGTTGTTCTGATGTTGATTGAGTCTGATGAGCAAGAAGGGAACTTCCTCTCATCTCCAGTTTATGATCTCcctctcaaagataattccttttaG
- the LOC104214752 gene encoding uncharacterized protein, which produces MKNNAAIKYLKHVISVLTTMAKSKSTAIKTKTEALKTRLEVLSLLKSKKLSFSGLGTKAISHKIHSLLGHKEEDQESQDHENENNKAIVLYNNAPEASKDFLHCQYNDQNNQEILLLSNGENYEDYDDKYPDLTHSLFDEEDEYLGDPNASAIDMVRSFKEEEGQNFVLEDEIDNVADLFIRKFHKKMRLQKLESFKRYQAMLQRGA; this is translated from the coding sequence ATGAAGAACAATGCAGCAATTAAGTACCTAAAGCATGTCATTTCAGTACTAACCACGATGGCCAAATCAAAATCAACAGCCATCAAAACCAAAACTGAAGCTCTAAAAACTAGGCTAGAAGTCCTATCATTGTTGAAATCCAAGAAACTCTCTTTTTCAGGCCTAGGAACTAAGGCCATTTCTCACAAAATCCATTCACTATTAGGCCATAAAGAAGAAGATCAAGAATCCCAAGATCATGAAAATGAAAACAACAAGGCCATTGTACTTTACAACAATGCCCCTGAAGCGAGTAAAGATTTTTTACACTGTCAATATAACGATCAGAATAATCAGGAGATACTACTATTGAGCAACGGTGAAAACTATGAGGATTATGATGATAAGTATCCGGATTTGACACATTCGTTGTTCGATGAAGAGGACGAATACTTAGGTGATCCAAATGCATCAGCTATAGACATGGTGAGGAGTTTCAAAGAGGAAGAAGGACAGAATTTCGTACTAGAAGACGAGATCGATAATGTGGCTGATTTGTTTATCAGGAAATTTCATAAAAAGATGAGGTTGCAAAAGCTTGAATCTTTCAAAAGGTATCAAGCAATGCTACAAAGAGGTGCTTAA